The Montipora capricornis isolate CH-2021 chromosome 3, ASM3666992v2, whole genome shotgun sequence genome includes the window CAAACAAAAGCGCCTGCTTACCATGCAATAGGCATTAATCACAccgcggccatgttgagtcccgagggacgGGAAACTTTTGTCTTTGCcgaccgaaactcgttcccaaacatttcaactcgaggctcgggatacgaaatctattgtctatggcaaATATGGCCTAAGCGCGAATAAGGTCCATGTAGTTGTTTACAGCCGCCATTGGTCTACGGTTTTCCTCGTTCTTATAAAGGCGCTGTTATACTCTCAGCAATTTTTCGTGCTAGTCGTCTCGCAATTTTTTTCCCTCAAAAGTTCTCACATTACGAAACAAGTTGCTTGATGGGTGTTACACTAGGCAACGCTTCTTGCAACTTGCTtcgttttcgatgatcacatgaggttaaaaggaacattttcattggctggtgctgCAAACCGTTGTAGGACAAGTATCAGGATAGATACGCAAAATTCATTGCAAGGTTGCGTGaagcgttgcggaaagtagaactcaattaTACTTTCCTCGACGGTGTCTGCGACTTGTCTTGCAACGGAGTTTTTGGCTGTTGCAAGGTTTGTTACATAATtcaatgtttcgtgcaacttgtcttggTGTGATgctgcgagacaagttgcgTAACAATGCCTAAAGGCTTTGGTCACGTAGAGTTGGTTAAATTTTTTCCTGCAGAAAACTATATCaggcatttttaaaaacaacataGCGAGAATGCAGCATTTCAGCGATTTCAGTTAGTATAATGCAACAATTGTGACATATATCTAGTTGAGGCCTGGCTCCCAAGAGGCTACAATAGCTCtgagtggtagagcatccgaacgaTCGGTCTGTCGACTCCTGCAAAGCAACaatcggattttttccgaataCCCCCGAGTCATCTTCGGAAAAAAAATCATCTCTGCACAAAATACCTACTTTTACCAACCTTGTTCcaagggcttttctccgccgaggagaGGGTGGGCCCAACCTCTCCTCAGCGGAACAAAAAACGTCAACATATAAGTATccaatagagcagttttcaattgacttTCGGAAGTAATTActcgattgcaattgctacgcttaggaCCTGTTTATATCGGTCTCGTTTAAACGAGACAGCCCTCCTTCCCGAGACAACTTTACCAAGCGTTTATATGAGATTTGCGTGATCGAGGCAAAATTTACCCTACttaatgcatatattttaagacACATCTTCAAAAAACACGTAGCATCATTTGcccttctttctttctagttcgtttttgttaagtatagttgcgttttcacattcagaaaatggactgacaatcttaacgGAGTAGTAATATTTTGAATCGAGAGTTACCGTTGACTGCGGTGAGAATTTTGGCCGAAATTCCTAAGCGAACACGAGCAACATGTATAAGCCCCtaaattgttgcttctttgatttttattttatgcgtgcgcatttaagattttactgtctcgtctcgggtagtcgagccaaactgtttacatgccAAAATATTGTCTCGCCTGCCAAGGTTACCCTGCCTGCcgaggcgagacaactcgcctccccgagttgtctcgccaTCCTCACGTAAACGGTTGAtaaaattttttaaacaaatgagtggGAAAATATCTCGCCCAGGGTAACTtcaggtgggggggggggggggggtgggtgtcTCGGGTACCCGAGCCCAAATAAACAGGGACTTAGTAATTGGTTTAAAAAGCTCGCGCCACTTTATCGACcgatgagaaggaaaaccactCAAatccaatcgcgacttgcacgcccGAATTTTCCctcgctttgagcaagttaccaGGATCTGCTCCTTCTGAAAAATTGATCTTTgaacatgcatgcatgtttacaagtccagcgaaaacaaaacaattgcaaagtttcatgactatagaaacgttttccttttgaaggCACAAAGCCTTTAATGTCACCCGAAATaagcccgaaaagtttcgggactttcgagaaacgcccCTTTGGTTGAGGTCATGGTTTGAGAGTCACTGACCAAGTTGAGTGAACCTAATTTTGTGGCTGTATTGGACGACCCTGGCAAAGAAATGCATCAAAATATAAAACGCTTACATAGTTTGCCAATTCCCTGGCTCCAGTTGCCCCAGGCTGTATAACTCCATCCTGTGGATTAGGTTACTATccataaatagaggatattacacggtagcgagaagatatgaatttgatGTTCGAGTGAGAAATTCTTCTTGCCAcgaaaacataaaattcatatattCGAGCTAActtataattttcttttattatatagacaggagtgttttactcaCCATTTTTCTGTCTAACACTGAGAACAAACTTAATCTCAAAAATTCTTGCAACTCGACggcaggattttttttctttaccttcttcttcaCTTGCACTtcttgaataattttaagttgtatgaagttttcttcttcgtgttagcattttcttgtttctcagagaAGGATTTTCAGAGAGCTTCTCGAATCTATCTATCGCTCGCCATCCACTGCCTGTTTGCACAAACAACTACGCAAAGGcgggaaatgacgtcatcaatatcCTCACTAGTAAGGAtatggaaaatacaccactcggATCCCGGATGTAGTTTCGTATGAGTGGGGTATTTTCtagtaaaacactcctgtctacATAATAAACACCCTCACTTATATGTGCATATAGAGTGTGCATATTGATGGTTACGGGAGGAAATACTAAAATCATTGCACTGACTGAAACATTGAACAACTATAGGGTCTgaggcctgtttctcgaaagtcccgaaatttCTCGGGCACATTTTGGGTGATCTAAATCCCTCAGTATCTTCCGAGCAAACTGAAGGAAAACGTTTATAGCCGCCATAAAACCGTGCAGTTATTTTTACTTTTCCGGTCATGAAAATTTGTGCAAAAGGCAGCTATTCAGGTTAAGCGGATCTTAGGaccctttccatttgacagaactgaccggatagaccgggcatttggaagcaCTATCTCTAAAACGCCTTCAAATGAACGCACTTCGAGGATGcgtgttgtcggtcaaatccgggcTGAGGtcgaatccgtttttacctaggttaaattggtgatcctcattttacttaCAATTAGGTTGAATATTAAAGCAGCAGCTATCTACCCCccaaaaaggaatgaaaatacctataccttccctcaagcacTGTCTTACACATCTCAatacatcttcttaatgttttaTATCATCTCAttggtttctgtattcatacatttatatccattcagtctcaacattacagcACAGTAggggaacaaagaactgcacTCTGCACCTACCGATACTCCAACTCAAACCCGCAAGGCGTCAGTTGTTCGAAGAGtcgatagcgctatccactggataaatcactatccagcggataaacattAGCGAACCAATTGAGTTaaccagtggatagtgatttatccagcggatagtgctattcacccttcgaacaactggggccagagctattgtcctgtgtcttcaccacttcACTACGACGACTAACATGCTCAATCCAATGCAGGGGTGAAGGGATAGACAGATGGTGAGAActctcgcctcccaccaatgtggcccgggtttcgattcccaaactcggcgtcatatgtgggttgagtttgttggttctctactctgcaccgagaggtttttctcccgaaactccggttttcccctctcctcaaaaatcaacttttgacttttttccaaatttttgcaaactgacgggtctggccggccagttctgacaaaaggaaagcgcccttagtttcAAGAAttgcttttcggacccgaaaaatTTTCGCTACTTTCAATTTTAGATACAGGCTACTGGTCTTTCTGGCCTTTTTCGTTCTCACTTACGTTGGTTGCTGCGCGTTCAAATTGTTAATTAAGTTTTCTTCTACACTGTAATCTTTTAAATTAATACCCATCTCTCCCTTTGCCCCTTGTTTCTGTGGTTTATTTCGTTGTTATTCTGTAATTGTTCTGTTGAATATCTTCCCAGGTGTTGTTTCACCTCAAACGTTTTCTCCTTACACCATTACCAAACACGGAGTCGAGGCATTCGCTGATTCTTTGAGACGGGAAATGCGCGCATTTGATGTACAAGTCAGTGTCATTGAACCCGGAGCTACTCGCACCCCGATACTGAATGAGGAATTGTTGACAGATCGCCTGAACGATTTATGGGACAAGCTACCACCAGAGAGACAACTAGAATACGGCGAGGACTATCTTAAGGCTTGTAAGTGTATGAATTACAGTTCGAAAGTTAGGCTAGAATAATATATGTTAGCTTATGTTGCGTACTTTGGATGGATCACTTACTCAGTAGCGTCACATATCCAACGAAAGCATTCAATCTGGCGAATGAGAACGAAAGAAAATATCAAACTGAACCAATCCAAAATACCGAAATTAAAGCATTAGAGACGAATGAAGGGGTACGGAAATCGTGTACGAGTATCACGGTCCATTTTGCGTCACATCATTCGCATGAGCTCACGTGCGAAATTCGTTCTCACCAGTGATTTCACGACCAATAAATTCAGTCTGTCCATGCATGTCAGTTAAATGTTTATTCATtggctactttgttgaaaaagaaaGGCATTTCAAGTTTTGTCACACAAGATTGTAGAGCAAAACACTGGGCACCTACCTCTACAAGCCCTAATTCATATGGCTCAACATTATCTTCATCTTCATGTTCCAGCTCCGGGTAAAGCACTCTTGACTTAATTAAGGGTGTTTCTGTTAAGGTTGCCTCATGCACATAAGCCTTTTTGAGATACACCGCCAGATCATCCACATTTTTGCTGTAAAGTAAagcgaccatatttaacgtcgataactcgtaagaGTAATTCAactgaaacgtcagcttttagaatctctgtacggtggtcaatttacattatcaactccgttgataaaaccaaatttttgtaaactactttcccaccgacgcaccaacacagtttctttagaaactacccccttctgGCAACCCTGAGGTCGACAATGCGCTCATTTTACACCCTCCTCGCtatcagtgctccattttacgggtGTTTAAaactacttaagctacacagaacggaaagcAGTCGAAAAAAGGATGGGAGATCCGGAGACCTCTTGCTCATAGGGCGAGCATTAACCGACTGTGGAATCCTTGCATCTGGCTGTAGAATGGTTGTTCAACTGCGCAAGTGTACCACTGTAAGTAGTGGTACCCGATGTCGAGATAAGACCTAGAGGGGCGAGATTTGTGtcggatttttgtcttgaaataGTTGCCGCATCAATCTTCTCAGCCAACTCCTTTCTATAAATTTCAGCTACTAAAGGCTTTCAAGACTGGTGCAAATCTGGTTCTCCTCATGTAACCAAAGTCGTCGATAGCATCGTATCTCCTCTTATGTCACAATTTCCAAGACCGCGTTACGTAATTGGAACTGACGCATGGCTGCTGAAACTGACTTCTTATTTGCCGGAGGTATTACAAGATATCATCCTGAGAGATTTTCCGTTTAAAGTCCCGACGGCATCAGACGATAGGGCCAATTCTGTATTTCCGCAGATGAACGGATCAGTTTCTTAAAAAGTTGTGCTCTCTTTCTGGCGGCTTAAAGGgactatgtcacgttatttcaGAGGGTGTCTAGGggaaatctttattttatcacgtgtttaaaactcaaaaatggTAATAAGGAATTTTTTTACAACCATAAAATCATCGTcgttatccaggcgatttgccacaAACTTGAGAAACATCGGGCCGCCTTTTTtaaagattacccaaatgcagtccgtttcaatcttgtccatttgtgtccatccacacttctctttccttttgttgtatttctctTATGTTGTTCAACGGTTTTAATTAATTAGGTGGTTATTGCAATCTTTCATTCTacgttttgggcattttgggtgtcatgaaattacataatctTGCGtggcatagcccctttaagttaatTTCGATACTACGATCAATGAAAAAGGACAGTTCTTTGAGGATCGAAGCTTGAGAATGCTCCTTAAATTGGACACTTACAGCTCAAGGGTAATGTTATAATCAGTCATCTAGTTTTAAAGAATGTTGAACACTCTTCAGAGGTTGAATTACCATTAAAACTTTGATGGTATGGTAATCCTTTCAaatcttttcggataaggacttta containing:
- the LOC138043735 gene encoding short-chain dehydrogenase/reductase family 9C member 7-like isoform X2 codes for the protein MWIEIVISLVVILLFWFITRKRNEKVSLNITGKHVLITGCDSGLGRATAMQLDKMGACVLATCLTKEGEQRLKSAASDKLKTFQMDVTNSHQILDVFRRVSEVLAEKGLWGLVNNAGIFFIGPIEWVPLADFKRNADVNLWGLIDVTKTFLSLVKKAKGRVVLVGSVAGVVSPQTFSPYTITKHGVEAFADSLRREMRAFDVQVSVIEPGATRTPILNEELLTDRLNDLWDKLPPERQLEYGEDYLKASTKGFQDWCKSGSPHVTKVVDSIVSPLMSQFPRPRYVIGTDAWLLKLTSYLPEVLQDIILRDFPFKVPTASDDRANSVFPQMNGSVS
- the LOC138043735 gene encoding short-chain dehydrogenase/reductase family 9C member 7-like isoform X4, coding for MQLDKMGACVLATCLTKEGEQRLKSAASDKLKTFQMDVTNSHQILDVFRRVSEVLAEKGLWGLVNNAGIFFIGPIEWVPLADFKRNADVNLWGLIDVTKTFLSLVKKAKGRVVLVGSVAGVVSPQTFSPYTITKHGVEAFADSLRREMRAFDVQVSVIEPGATRTPILNEELLTDRLNDLWDKLPPERQLEYGEDYLKASTKGFQDWCKSGSPHVTKVVDSIVSPLMSQFPRPRYVIGTDAWLLKLTSYLPEVLQDIILRDFPFKVPTASDDRANSVFPQMNGSVS
- the LOC138043735 gene encoding short-chain dehydrogenase/reductase family 9C member 7-like isoform X1, translating into MWIEIVISLVVILLFWFITRKRNEKVSLNITGKHVLITGCDSGLGRATAMQLDKMGACVLATCLTKEGEQRLKSAASDKLKTFQMDVTNSHQILDVFRQVSEVLAEKGLWGLVNNAGIFFIGPIEWVPLADFKRNADVNLWGLIDVTKTFLSLVKKAKGRVVLVGSVAGVVSPQTFSPYTITKHGVEAFADSLRREMRAFDVQVSVIEPGATRTPILNEELLTDRLNDLWDKLPPERQLEYGEDYLKASTKGFQDWCKSGSPHVTKVVDSIVSPLMSQFPRPRYVIGTDAWLLKLTSYLPEVLQDIILRDFPFKVPTASDDRANSVFPQMNGSVS
- the LOC138043735 gene encoding short-chain dehydrogenase/reductase family 9C member 7-like isoform X3 codes for the protein MQLDKMGACVLATCLTKEGEQRLKSAASDKLKTFQMDVTNSHQILDVFRQVSEVLAEKGLWGLVNNAGIFFIGPIEWVPLADFKRNADVNLWGLIDVTKTFLSLVKKAKGRVVLVGSVAGVVSPQTFSPYTITKHGVEAFADSLRREMRAFDVQVSVIEPGATRTPILNEELLTDRLNDLWDKLPPERQLEYGEDYLKASTKGFQDWCKSGSPHVTKVVDSIVSPLMSQFPRPRYVIGTDAWLLKLTSYLPEVLQDIILRDFPFKVPTASDDRANSVFPQMNGSVS